CTCATGCTCCATCAGTTTCTCCTTCAGGCAGGTAAGATAGAATATTGGGAATGCTTTCACATaattcctgctgctctccttgaGTCCCCCAGAGTGTTCCTGGTGCCTCACATTGAACTTGATGCTGAGTGCAGTGTTTATGAGCAAACTCCTTGCTTCATGATGTAGATCATGGGGAAGTATTACTGGGACCAGTTGAAGGGAACCAGCCTTGTGCTGCTAATCCAGACATACCCAAGGGTGGCAGGGAACCATTCCTTAAGAGCATCCTTGAGGGTAGTTAGAATTTGAAATGCTTCTTGGTGGTGGAATTGTATTTCTCGGGGGCTTAGTAGAGCAGAGAAGGATTGTGCTAACAGTACTTTAGTGTTATTTGCTCaggattgttttcttctgccttttatGCAGTCCTTTATGATTATTTGGGACATTGGTGAAAATGTTGGTGAAAAATGTCACTTGAAGTTCTGGTGCCTGTGGCAGGTTCAACCCCTGCTTTGTGTCATGCAGCATGACACTGTGGGTGCCTGTGCTGCAAACAGCTCTGTTCACCTCATCTCCCTCTTAGTGAAGGGGTTGCCAATTATAGCAGCATTTTCTCAGCActattaaacaaaatatttggaatTGCTACTGACAAAGCAGGGAGTTAAACTGTGATGAGGAAAGCATGGtgtggagctgtgtgtgctgattATCAAGGCAAATCTGTGCCCTCATTGTGCAGCGTGAGGatttcctttattcctcaccCTGGTGGGTATTCAGGTAATGATCCCCGCAGGGCTTCTACCTGACTTCACACTCTCTCAAACGATGTTGGCTCGATGTGCGGTGTCATCAAACCAACTAATTTAGGATACAGTTATGTGGTCAgattctgcttccttttcctttcttttttttttcctgcccgCAGACATATCCTCCAGAAGAGCGTTCTGCTCACACCATGATGCGGTTGTTCTGGCTGTTGCTGCTTTGCATCTGTTGGCCATCGCCCCTGTTTGCTGGAGGCATCACCCGAGTCTATTACCTGGGGATCCATGAGGTGGACTGGAATTATGCTCCAACAGGAATGAATGTGATGAGCAACCAAAGCATCGCACGTAGCCTGTACGTTTAGTTCTGTAAGAACTGAGTCTTGTGCTACCTGAGTAATTTTGTGCAAGTATTCTGGGTCATCTAAGCAAGCAGGAGATAGGATCAGCTGTGTGGCCTTTATGAGCTTAATGGTTAACTTGTTTCTGTGTTCTTACGATAAAGCTGTTCCTGTGAGGAAGCGAATGGTCAATTTAATGAAGCATCCAGTGACCAGTGCCAGCTACGTTGCAGGGAAGTGAAAACACTATAATAGAGCAGATTGTGCAATGCTCTGCCCTGGGGTTTGCATTTCCTACTTCCAGTTGGTGAAGTGGGTATCCTGAAGCATGACAACTTTTCACTTCCATGGAAATGAGTCCACGGGGCTGGCTTGTTTTTGTTAATTGAGACTTCAAGCCTTGGAGGTGATGGAACTCGCTTAGTGAAATCTTGGGGTTGTTtggaaaatgttctgtttttgtgAGAGAAGTAAATCTGGAAAGTGCAGTAATCCCTTTGAGTCACTACAAAAACAGTTTGTTCCCAGTTTTCAGCATaacaaacttttgttttttgtagctTTCCACAAATTTCTGAAGGCATTTGTTTTAGTCCTTTTTCTATGACAAATTATTTGTTGGCCTGCCCAGTCACTCAGTGTTGTGTGCCATAACAAATAGCACCCAGTGGTTTCTACATCTTTCAGAAATCCAGCAGGAATaggaggagggcagaggaaAAGCAAGGGCTGTCAGTTTAGCACGAGTCACCTCTCTCTGGAGATGCCAAATAGGCTCAGtttgtttgcagaaaagaagcccccaaggtcaggctgaatcAAGTGATGCAGGTATTTTCATTGGTACCTACAGTGATAACAAATGCAGTATTTATTGTTTACTTTCTCTTGGAGTACGTGAAGAGAAGGAATGAAATGAGGAGCTGTTAAACTCTTCTAAAGCTGTCACTGTAAACAGTTAGCTAACAGCGCTCCTGTGTGCAATGATTGCAGAAGTGAAACTGCTAGCAATAAGAACTGGTAGGAGAATGGCAGATGTGGTAAAACAGCAGAATTCTTTAGTTTGAAAGGGATGGGCTACGTGGAGAAAGGTTGCAGAGAAGTCTGAATTACCCATATACTTTGATACTAGCTAGAGGGATGGCTTCTCAAACATGAGCTTTAGACTGTATTGCTGgagcccagccctccacagCTCTGAATGAGAAAGGCAGCGTTTACTCTTTTGACCTCTGCTGTCTGTCTTCTGGAGATGAGCGCTGGCTTTGCCCATTTCAGAACAGTGAGCATTGCTCAGCCCTAAGGGGGTGGGGAAAGTAACCCGAGCTCTCATCTCTGCCTGTGTTGTTCATATCTGGGCCGTGACTCATCTCTTTATCTACTAAGAAATAGTCATGAAGAGCAAATATACTCATGTCTTGAACTTTGGCACCTCTGAAAGCTGTAATGTGCTGGGTGTATACCTGCCATACTTGCCTGTCATTTTGCAAGTAAATGGCAAAAAATGAGTTGAAAAGCACCCTTCAGGCTGCATATCTCAGCTGGAGAGCTGTGAGATTATTATTAGTATTTTTAACCTTGTTTGTTGAGCCAGCAACAAACCCTACAAAGGCATTGAGGTGTGTTTCCAAAACACAATGAAGGCTgatggaggggagggaagggctTTGTTCTTCCCTGTGTCCCTTGTCTGTGACTGCTGGAGAAGTGCCATCCTTCACACCCCACAGTTTGCAAAGTTCAAGATGCGCTCTGTGTCCTTCCATGATGAATTCAGGACGAGGCCATGGCTGTGTGTCAGCAGGAGTTTGCCCCTACATGTACCTGTAGCAGTTTCTGGACTCACAAAGCCATTAGCTGCCCAGTGTCCTCTGCTGGATTTTGTGTAGCAGATGATGCTGTTGGCTATGCTGCCTGTATGGTGCTGTGTTCCCCTCGCAGCTGCTGGGTATGGATGTGTTAAGGTAGAGCATGGGAGgtttctgtgatgctgaaagCTTTGGGTCttacctgggagcagcagtgacacACAGCTTTCTCCAGTGTTACATTCTGTTTTGTGTAATGTGTGACTCACAGTGTCTTCCTCTCTTCTGAATTTAACAGAAGGGCCTCAGTGTTCCTCCAGCCTGGCAAGGACAGGATAGGAGGTACTTACAAGAAATCTGTCTATAAGCAATACACAGACTCTACCTACACTGCTGAGATTCCCAAACCGGCGTGGCTGGGGTTCCTTGGGCCCATCATCCGAGCAGAAGTGGGAGATACCATTAAAGTACACTTGAAAAACTTTGCTAGTCGGCCGTATACAATCCATCCTCACGGTGTCTTCTACGAGAAGGACTCTGAAGGTAAATGAACCACTGCCATAAAAGAGATGGATTTTTCTGGTTGGGAAACTGAAGAGTATGCACTGAGAAgtgtctgtaaaaaaaaaaaaaaaaaaaaaaaaaacaaaaaaaaaccaaaaaaaaaacaccccccAGACCTCAGAGCTGTGttgctgggaagcagctgcaCTTTGGTCCGTACTAATCCAGCATTGTGACTTGACTTACCTTCATGGATCTGGGAGCAGTCTTCTGACCTGGACATTGCAGTACACAGTCCAGATTTCCTGATTTTCATAGAACCTCTAAAACTTGCTTCTGGGAGAGTGGCACAGGAGAAGAGTTACAGTAATTATTTGGAGTGTTCCTAAGAATGAAGTATGAGGCCAAGGAGCTGCGATTTCAAGCGAACCCTAGAGACTTGTAGGAAGGCTGACTGGCACATGGTGTTGTTGAAGGCAAAGCAGTGGTAGGGAGAATGAGAATAACCTTTCTGACTCTGTTAACCTGTTTGTTGGGCAAATTGCCTTACAGTGGTTCTTTGCCTTGGTTTCTTTTTGAGAGAGTGATGTTTAATTGCTGCTTCAACCTTGGGTTGCTGAGTCTTGCTTTGAAAGATGCTATCCTCTACTTGTATGCAGCTATCTGAGTGTGAGAGGCTCATTATAAGGCTATGTGTATGagtatttctgctcttcttgaATGGACGTTGATTGCTCAATTGTTCTAGGATCCCTGTATCCCGATATGTCCCCCCAGGATCAGAAGAAGGATGATGCTGTCTTCCCAGGAGGGAGTTACACCTACACTTGGACTGTCCCTGAAGATCACAGCCCAACAGCTGATGATCCGAACTGCTTGACCTGGATCTATCACTCTCATGTTGATGCACCAAAAGACATTGCATCTGGATTAATTGGGCCATTGGTAACATGCAAGGAAGGTAagaagggaaagcagctgagggctgtggtTTCTGGTAGTGAAGATTTTTGTGGTGACTTGAACAGAAGCAGGATGAAAGGATGCTCCAGTGGGCAGCTCCCACTTTTGTAGGGAAAATGTGACGTGACTGGAGATGACAGCACCTGTGTTCTGGTTGGGTTGCAGTCATTGAATTGCCTTTATCCTGTTGTGGCCAGGTAGATGAGTTTGTAGGTTTGTTGATTGACAGGGCtatttgaattcattttaaGAGAAGGAATTTTGCATGAGACCTagtttgtatattttaaaaatagagataCTGATTGATTTCAGCACTCAGAACATTGAAAGAGTTCTAGTTCAGCCATGCAGAGCTAGAGCAGTGTGGGACTGAGCTTGCAGGGTTATATCAAAAGTGTATGAGATTGCTGAAGCTCTGCAGTGTGCCAGAATGGTGGAGGAAGCATCCATCTGTAATTTGTGTGATAAGCTGTTGTTCTTTTATTGGTTCTTTAAGCCTTTAAAACCAGTGTCTGCTTTTCTGTATGAACGGgtattcattcttttctttccccctagGAATACTGACAGGCACTTCTCAAAGGCGGCAGGATGTGGATGTtgacttcttccttatgttcaGTGTGGTGGATGAGAACCTAAGCTGGTACTTGGATGAGAACATTGCATCATTCTGCACTGATCCAGGATCTGTAGACAAAGAAGATGAGGAATTCCAAGAGAGCAACAAAATGCATGGTGAGTCAATTCTGTAAAGCTACCGCCTTTGCCCAGATGCTCTGGATGGGTCAGTGCTCTGATATCTTGAaatgtgctttctgctgttgtatGTCAGGCTGTGGGTAGAGAGGAAAAGGGGTATAGAAAGCTCTGAGATCAGGTGATAGGCAAACTATcacaaactgcagcagctccaggaaatagaaagtattttgttttattctttggCTTGAGGGAGTCTCTTAGTTGTTTGGAGATTCTGAAAAATGGTTTGTGTTATGAAATGAGTTGTAGAGCCAAGCTCTccagaagaagaagaggaaggttGGTTCCCCCTTCAAACATGTCTGCTGTGACCTGCGGGTAGAAGCTCTGATGGCCCTTTTTCTAACTTCTGATTTTAACTTGCTTGCCTTTTCAGCTATCAATGGTTATGTGTTTGGGAATCTCCCTGCACTGACAATGTGTGCTGGGGATCATGTTGCATGGCACCTCTTTGGCATGGGCAATGAAATTGACATTCATACAGCCTACTTCCATGGAGAAACACTCAGCATTCGAGACCATAGGACAGATGTGGCCAGCCTCTTCCCAGCTACTTTTGTTACAGCAGACATGATCCCTGGTAACCCTGGGAGATGGCTACTGAGCTGTCAGCTCAATGATCACATACAAGGTAAGACAGAGGCTGAAATCTGTTCTGCACTCTGTGGCTTCCCTTTTTTCACCCAGTGTCCATCATTGTCCCCATCACGTGTCTTGTGATGTACAGTGTGATGAGGGGCAGTGTCTTGGGCAGCATTCCCACTAGAAATGTCCATAGTTAAATGGGCGATTCCTTGTCTTGTGTGAAGAAGGGTCAATTGGCTGCTAATATGTAGGTCAAACTTACTGGGAGTGGTGTGGTGTTCTACATCAATTGCTGGTAAATTATAAATTTGACACAGCTGAAAGCTGAGATGAGACAGTGCCCTAAAAGTGCTAGTTCCTTTAAGAATTCCTGATGTGATACGTTCGAAGAAGGCTCTGTTTGCTGTCTGTCCATAATCACGAAGCATCCAGAGTTTAAGTGTAAGGAGCTCTGCTCACCAGCAGAAAGAAGCTCCTTTCTGTGGGAACAACCCAATCACCTCAGGCATGTACCTTTTGGgacagcagaggaggagaaTCCAGTTTCTGGTAGAAAGGTGCTCTGTTCAGTGGCTGAGAGGTGTAACGTTAAGCTGATGTGTCCTCCACCTGTTGTGGGCAGCTGGGATGGCTGCCATCTATGAAGTCCGGCCGTGTTCTCGGCAAGCTCCGGAGCCCGCCCTGCAGGGCAGAACTCGGAAGTACTACATAGCTGCAAAGGAGGTGCAGTGGGACTATGGGCCTTCAGGACGTGACCGCAGCAGTGGGAAACAGCTGAGTGAGGTGGGCAGGTAAGCTGATGGTCTTTCAGCTGTAGTTGGAGGTCTCCAGTCTGCTAGGGGAGGTTGGTTAAGATAATATGGGGTTTATTCCTTAGcaagctgtgtgcctgcagttTGCAAGGAGTGGCCCATCTAGAAATATCAGCTGCTATAGCTGGGCTGCACTGAATGCAGTACTGGGTATCTCAGGGGACTTCACATGGAAgtatgctgttttgtttcatagCCTTACCTATAAGCTCCAAGAGTCCCAGTTTGTGTAGGatgtgagctgctgcttttgcctctgCGCTTCATTGCTGCTTGTGTCTGACCTAAGAAGAAATGTAGAGATCTGATGAGCTGTTAAGCAAACAGGTCTTGCAGTAGACACAGGGTGGCAGAGCTAGCCTGCAGATATGCTTCAATGtagccctgctgcagcaaggAGTTTCTCGGAAATCAAATCTAGTGACCTCTTGACGTCCTTCCATTCTAGTTGTCAGATGGCTTTGATAGTGGTTGGTTGAGTGGTTTCCCTTTCAGACTTTGGcaaactgaaacaaagacaTGCTTCTCTCTCCATTCCCTTCCCTAGGAAGCTGCTGGAGGGAGAAGTAGAAGTGCAGAGAATTTAATGATTTACCCAAAGCCCCGCAGTGACTCTTGCAGACCTTAGAACTGAAAGCTGTGACTGGTCCCTGTAACCAAACTGCCTCTCCTGCAAGGCAGGTTACGTCTTTGTATTGCTGAGGATGTGACAGGAGAGGAAAATCTTTAcagctgttatttatttttgatttttcataaaaatgacACGTTATCTGTGTCTTGCATTTTTAGCCCTGCTGAGCAGTTTTTCAAGCGTAGCCTCTACCGAATTGGAGGAGTCTATTGGAAGGTGAAGTATGTGGAATATACTGATGAGAGCTTCCGTGAGGAAAAACAgcagtctgaagaagagaaacacCTTGGGATACTTGGTAGGAATCATCCAGCAATACAGACCTCTTTTGGTGCCAGCATGAATGATGGGCTTATGTAAGGAGTGCCCTTGTTTCTCAGTGTGGTAAGGTGTTTTAATGTAGAACGTAGGGAATTGCCTTCCTGCCAGAGCACTCCTTGGAGGTCAGCAGTAAGGAATGGAGAAGCATGTTATAGTATTTGTGACAGTATAGTGTTTGTGGCTGGATGAACCTGTGGGTCCATTGAGTATCACCAGGGTGCTCACAGAAagcttctgcttctgtgctCTCCGTGATACCCAGGTGAATGGgagctgctgaatcacagcctgaaggtctgattgaccacctgaggcgagcactgagtcagccctggagcacaggtgaaggcaattctcctgtgctgccggaagggatggagcctggctgcgcCTCTTCCAGAGCCAattaagggctgactgccaggggagaaggatctctgctggagatccctcctctggagttttgcagtgagcccaggacatgtgtaagcattctatctattctctttctgttattatttgcttagccaaactctctggtTTATTTCACAATTACAACATCTTTATATTAATTGATTATACAGCAAGTATGAGAGGTGAAGCAAAATAAGAATACAGGGAGTCTGCAAGGGCAAATGAGTCATGCGAAGGCTGTGAGGTACAAAGTAGGAGCATGGTCCAATTTCCTGCATCAGTGTAGACTAATGAGAGCAGAAGTTAGTGATAGCAGTACTGGGAGAGGCCATGGGAGGAAGGAGCACATGGAATAAAACACAGATCTGTGGGAAGAGAACAAGGGTTGTTGTTATCAGCAGTAGCCACGGGGAGAGAAGTGATAGGGTAATCTTGTGTATGACTTCATAGGAATTGTGGatatttttccctaaaataaatagggaagaaacaaaaaatgaaggtCAGATAAGCATCATCCACAGGGGGAGCTGCGCAGACTCATTCAAACTCATCCCCCTCCAGTCTGTTCCCATCAGCCTTGGATCAAAGGTGGCGCTGCCTTACTTTGTTCACCTGGTTGTCCTGGGATTTGCTCCGCTGTTGACatgctttctctgctgtttgtgtAGGTCCTGTAATAAAAGCTGAAGTTGGTGACACCATCCTGGTGACATTTGCTAACAAAGCCTCCTGGCCATTCAGCATCCAGCCTCATGGAGTGTCCTATGGGAAGGCATGGGAAGGGATGCTGTACCATGATGGTTTGtggctcatttatttttattaattcaatACTCTTCCTGGTGGTAGAGCTCCATAGCCTGTGCCTCTTTTGTGTTGGAAGTTCCTGCAGCCAGGAAGGACTGAATGTGCTCAGGAGCTGGGTGGCACTCTGCCTGGTTCTCTGGGTCTGTCTGAGGAAGAAGTGAAGGAGTCTTTCTGTAGATCTTATGCCCAGGGAGGATGCCTGAGGTAGCATGGTTCCAAAGGTACCATTTTCACCTGAGAAATGGTAAAACTAAACCTCAGGCTGTTTCTGACTGCTTGAGACCTACTGAGCAGAGGAATGTGCCCACTGCATTCTAGCTTAGGTAGCCCATGTACTGCCAGCACGTGTCCTAGATGTAGTGATGTCCACTTATTTGCTGTCAGCATGCCCATCTCTGCCTTGATACCAGGAAGGGGATTGAGAGAAGCAGCTGAGTGCACTTTCTGAACACTTTACGTTGTACCTCAGATGTGATGTGCATGAAAGTGTAACTGGTGAGAGGATGTAACTGGGTTTGTACAGACCTTAAGAATAACCATGCCCATCTGTTTTTGAAGGTGTGTCCCGAAATGGGGTGTCTGTTCCACCTCTGCACAATTTTACATACGCTTGGACTATACCGAAGCACGTTGGGCCGACATCCAGCGACCCTCCCTGCCTGAGCTGGAtgtacagctctgctgtggaCCCCATCAGAGACACCAGCTCGGGCTTGGTAGGCCCTCTGGTCATCTGCAAGCCGGGCACTTTGGATGACAACAACAAACAGgtaaaaaggatttttcctGCCACACTGTTATCAGATTCTTTGTATCCTTAAAGGGAAAGGAAACATCCTCAAACCATTGAAAATAAACATGTGATAGTATGAGTTCAGGAGATTCTAATCTAAGTCAGAGGGCAGGTTGACATCAATGCACTTGGGTGCTGCAGGTCTGGTGGGAAAGGCCAGCGTTCAGGACTGCCCTTGAAATAGTTTCTgggctttgttttaaaactcaGATGCGAATGTACCTTGGATGTGACTTTCTAGGTAACTTTGGTCCTTGAGAGTTGTAGTTGACTGCCTGAAAGTGCTCTTTTCAGAGCAAAAGaatattcactgcagccttAGAGACATTGAGGAGCCATCTTAACACACCTGCATGGTGTGCACACATCTGAAAATCTGCATGGTGTGCTCAAATGACTGTGATGCTTTGAGGTTTGGGGGAGTCTCACTTGTTCTGCAATTTAAGCTCATTTTCAAGCAGAGATTACTACAACAATTGAAAATCTGCATCAGTCTTTGGTTGTGATGAAAGATAAGTGAGATCTGGGAAATGGCCAGAACTTGCTCTTGGAATTTCAGTCAGGGATAACTCAATGCAGTAAGCCTGGGGAAGGCAGTAAACCAACCTGGGGAAGTGCAAGACGTTAACAGACTTGTGTTGTAAGAAATGGTGGgcagcagaaaaacagcctgGTGTCACCTTACCTGTCTGGCAGTTTAGATCAGGGAGTGGCTGAAAGATCTGGACGCTGCTGCTGCTAAGCCTCCCTGGGGCAGTCTGCTTTCACTGGTGGCATGGTGTAGCTAAACTGAGAGTTCTGAATAGATTGGAAGATTCACGTTTCTGCACTAGTGAGCTGGTTGAGCAGAGAGGATCACGAGTGTATGAAGTGCGCTGTGTGAAGGAACTGTGGTAATGATAAGAGCTTTTCAGTATTGAGAGGCAATAAACAGAACAGGTGGACTTATCCGGAGATGTATGATTGGAAGAACCATCTGGGGCAGCAGTTCCAGCTCCATGATATTAGGTAACCCTTTAATTGTTAATTGGGAAAGACCCACAGCCATTCCTCACACATACCTACGTGCCGCAGACTGCAAAATGCTTAGCCCTGTCTAGGGTGTTTTCCTTTGTACAGCTAAGGAAACAGATACCAAAGTAAGCATCTGGACAGTACTGGCAATGTTCTGTTAATGGGGAAACACCATCCTGTGCAGTGCATCTCTTAGGAGAGTTAACGTTTTTAAGGCTTTAAGGAAATACAAAATTCCCAAACTAAGACCTGTGGTAGGAGAAAGGAGGGGTGGGTTGTGATTATAAGCCATGTTCTCTGGCCTACAGGTAAATGTAAGCGTGGTGGGGAAGGAGGCAGTGTTGTCGTGCTCCTCTCCTGATTTTGATCGCTTTGCTCATGTGACATACCAGGGCAAACCTGAGAGTGGTGCTGCTTGTAGAGCAGAACTGAAACACTCAAAATGAGCAAAGGACAGCCCTGCCCTCAGTGAGCCAAGTTAcaggagaagggggaaaataagagacaaacaaaacagtttgaTCTGTAAGAGTAGTGAATGgggacattttaaaaaattaacagcCGTCATTGTGATTGTATCTTAGAAAGGTATCGACAAAGAATTTTACCTTCTCTTCAGTGTGTTTGATGAGAACCTCAGCTGGTATTTAAGTGCAAACATAAAGTACTATTTGAGGATGGAAGAGACTTCTCTGAAAAAGGATGATGGCTTTGAGGAATCGAACAGGATGCATGGTATGGCCTGATGCTGttctgtgggcagcaggagTGAATCTGCCAAACATTGCTTGGTGCTCACCCAAAGTCTGAGCTGGGAACCTGGAGTGGCTGTGTGTTGTGCTGGGCTGAAATCAGGCGAGGCCAGAGAGCGGGTGGGATGTGGGACGAGAAGCACTGCTGTCTTGGGAAGTCTGTCCTGAGTGTGTTCACGGGTGAATTAAGAGGAAGATGCTTTTCCAGTGTTACGCTCACCCTATCCAGATAGATGCACAGAATAAATCTCCTGGCTGATATCTACCAGAGAGTgaattgttttctcctttgcagcCATCAATGGATATATGTTTGGTAACTTGCCTGGGCTGGATATGTGTGAAGGAGACAATGTGTCCTGGCACCTtctgggattgggcagtgaaGCAGATGTAcatggagctgtgtttcagGGAAACACTCTGCAGATGAATGGGATGCGGAAAGATTCAGCCAACCTGTTCCCCCATACGTTTGCTACTGCCTTTATGCAACCTGACAACAAGGGTAAGAGTCTGCACACTTAACCCAGCATTAGGATAAGACTCTGGTTGTAACAGGTTGTTACTGTGGCTGGTTCATTAGCAGTGTGAACTCTTGCATATTAcaggctgagctgtgcattGCATCTTGTTTAGACCTATTCGCAAGCCCAAAGCTCTTGTCTTTGCACCTGATTCTGGAGAAGAATGGGAGATACAGAATCTTGTCCCATCATCCCAGATTGATTCTCTAAGCTGCCACTTCCTATTTAGTATTTGCAATAGTAGCTCTGATGCACTTTGCTGCCTGTAATCCATAGAAACACGCAGCCATACCATTCAGAATGAAGCAGAGTTGTGGTGTGCAGAGGTTCACAATAACAGACCCGTGTCTTCTCAGTTTGGGAGTTAGGCACACAGTGCTACCTCGCCATCATGCCTCAGATGCTTCTTGTCTCCTCCCCTTTCAGCTTTTGCAGGCTAGATCTCTTGCTTAAC
The Lagopus muta isolate bLagMut1 chromosome 13, bLagMut1 primary, whole genome shotgun sequence genome window above contains:
- the HEPH gene encoding hephaestin isoform X1 — protein: MFLCWRPTLRTTYPPEERSAHTMMRLFWLLLLCICWPSPLFAGGITRVYYLGIHEVDWNYAPTGMNVMSNQSIARSLRASVFLQPGKDRIGGTYKKSVYKQYTDSTYTAEIPKPAWLGFLGPIIRAEVGDTIKVHLKNFASRPYTIHPHGVFYEKDSEGSLYPDMSPQDQKKDDAVFPGGSYTYTWTVPEDHSPTADDPNCLTWIYHSHVDAPKDIASGLIGPLVTCKEGILTGTSQRRQDVDVDFFLMFSVVDENLSWYLDENIASFCTDPGSVDKEDEEFQESNKMHAINGYVFGNLPALTMCAGDHVAWHLFGMGNEIDIHTAYFHGETLSIRDHRTDVASLFPATFVTADMIPGNPGRWLLSCQLNDHIQAGMAAIYEVRPCSRQAPEPALQGRTRKYYIAAKEVQWDYGPSGRDRSSGKQLSEVGSPAEQFFKRSLYRIGGVYWKVKYVEYTDESFREEKQQSEEEKHLGILGPVIKAEVGDTILVTFANKASWPFSIQPHGVSYGKAWEGMLYHDGVSRNGVSVPPLHNFTYAWTIPKHVGPTSSDPPCLSWMYSSAVDPIRDTSSGLVGPLVICKPGTLDDNNKQKGIDKEFYLLFSVFDENLSWYLSANIKYYLRMEETSLKKDDGFEESNRMHAINGYMFGNLPGLDMCEGDNVSWHLLGLGSEADVHGAVFQGNTLQMNGMRKDSANLFPHTFATAFMQPDNKGTFEIYCQTSNHYQAGMREQYSVSNCNRRALPPALPYRAVRTYYIVAEEVEWDYAPDRSWERERHNHSAESYADIFLSNKDGLIGSRYKKAVYREYTDGTFQTPKARVNGDEHLGILGPFLWAEVGEILNVVFKNNASRPYSIHAHGVLERQAGQPQVAHPGDIVTYQWEIPERSGPGPDDSACVPWIYYSMVDPVKDMYSGLIGPLKVCRKGALQADGIRKDVKREFALLFLVFDENMSWYLEENVQRYSSGSHKDIDLLDEKFVESNKMHAINGRLYATLPGLTMFEGEWVNWYLLGMGQEIDVHTVHFHAETFIYKSGKSYRADVVDLFPGTFEMVEMLAGNPGTWLLHCHVSDHIHAGMEILFQVLPRQEPVPVVLNYDEGAQPEDEDDSQKVRLFGVKLPLGQVEAAVIILAITGLVLLLVAAFLLGVVIHLQRQRKLRRNRRSILDDGFKLMSKKNSGL
- the HEPH gene encoding hephaestin isoform X3, which produces MFSVVDENLSWYLDENIASFCTDPGSVDKEDEEFQESNKMHAINGYVFGNLPALTMCAGDHVAWHLFGMGNEIDIHTAYFHGETLSIRDHRTDVASLFPATFVTADMIPGNPGRWLLSCQLNDHIQAGMAAIYEVRPCSRQAPEPALQGRTRKYYIAAKEVQWDYGPSGRDRSSGKQLSEVGSPAEQFFKRSLYRIGGVYWKVKYVEYTDESFREEKQQSEEEKHLGILGPVIKAEVGDTILVTFANKASWPFSIQPHGVSYGKAWEGMLYHDGVSRNGVSVPPLHNFTYAWTIPKHVGPTSSDPPCLSWMYSSAVDPIRDTSSGLVGPLVICKPGTLDDNNKQKGIDKEFYLLFSVFDENLSWYLSANIKYYLRMEETSLKKDDGFEESNRMHAINGYMFGNLPGLDMCEGDNVSWHLLGLGSEADVHGAVFQGNTLQMNGMRKDSANLFPHTFATAFMQPDNKGTFEIYCQTSNHYQAGMREQYSVSNCNRRALPPALPYRAVRTYYIVAEEVEWDYAPDRSWERERHNHSAESYADIFLSNKDGLIGSRYKKAVYREYTDGTFQTPKARVNGDEHLGILGPFLWAEVGEILNVVFKNNASRPYSIHAHGVLERQAGQPQVAHPGDIVTYQWEIPERSGPGPDDSACVPWIYYSMVDPVKDMYSGLIGPLKVCRKGALQADGIRKDVKREFALLFLVFDENMSWYLEENVQRYSSGSHKDIDLLDEKFVESNKMHAINGRLYATLPGLTMFEGEWVNWYLLGMGQEIDVHTVHFHAETFIYKSGKSYRADVVDLFPGTFEMVEMLAGNPGTWLLHCHVSDHIHAGMEILFQVLPRQEPVPVVLNYDEGAQPEDEDDSQKVRLFGVKLPLGQVEAAVIILAITGLVLLLVAAFLLGVVIHLQRQRKLRRNRRSILDDGFKLMSKKNSGL
- the HEPH gene encoding hephaestin isoform X2; the protein is MMRLFWLLLLCICWPSPLFAGGITRVYYLGIHEVDWNYAPTGMNVMSNQSIARSLRASVFLQPGKDRIGGTYKKSVYKQYTDSTYTAEIPKPAWLGFLGPIIRAEVGDTIKVHLKNFASRPYTIHPHGVFYEKDSEGSLYPDMSPQDQKKDDAVFPGGSYTYTWTVPEDHSPTADDPNCLTWIYHSHVDAPKDIASGLIGPLVTCKEGILTGTSQRRQDVDVDFFLMFSVVDENLSWYLDENIASFCTDPGSVDKEDEEFQESNKMHAINGYVFGNLPALTMCAGDHVAWHLFGMGNEIDIHTAYFHGETLSIRDHRTDVASLFPATFVTADMIPGNPGRWLLSCQLNDHIQAGMAAIYEVRPCSRQAPEPALQGRTRKYYIAAKEVQWDYGPSGRDRSSGKQLSEVGSPAEQFFKRSLYRIGGVYWKVKYVEYTDESFREEKQQSEEEKHLGILGPVIKAEVGDTILVTFANKASWPFSIQPHGVSYGKAWEGMLYHDGVSRNGVSVPPLHNFTYAWTIPKHVGPTSSDPPCLSWMYSSAVDPIRDTSSGLVGPLVICKPGTLDDNNKQKGIDKEFYLLFSVFDENLSWYLSANIKYYLRMEETSLKKDDGFEESNRMHAINGYMFGNLPGLDMCEGDNVSWHLLGLGSEADVHGAVFQGNTLQMNGMRKDSANLFPHTFATAFMQPDNKGTFEIYCQTSNHYQAGMREQYSVSNCNRRALPPALPYRAVRTYYIVAEEVEWDYAPDRSWERERHNHSAESYADIFLSNKDGLIGSRYKKAVYREYTDGTFQTPKARVNGDEHLGILGPFLWAEVGEILNVVFKNNASRPYSIHAHGVLERQAGQPQVAHPGDIVTYQWEIPERSGPGPDDSACVPWIYYSMVDPVKDMYSGLIGPLKVCRKGALQADGIRKDVKREFALLFLVFDENMSWYLEENVQRYSSGSHKDIDLLDEKFVESNKMHAINGRLYATLPGLTMFEGEWVNWYLLGMGQEIDVHTVHFHAETFIYKSGKSYRADVVDLFPGTFEMVEMLAGNPGTWLLHCHVSDHIHAGMEILFQVLPRQEPVPVVLNYDEGAQPEDEDDSQKVRLFGVKLPLGQVEAAVIILAITGLVLLLVAAFLLGVVIHLQRQRKLRRNRRSILDDGFKLMSKKNSGL